In Pajaroellobacter abortibovis, the following are encoded in one genomic region:
- a CDS encoding ATP-dependent RecD-like DNA helicase, with protein MDVPIVKNNERDYLDSTAAMVEGEIVRITFENETSSFRVFQMKGEEGGTITVVGILPPLIVGAFVRVRGSWEDSLKYGRRFVAQSIVELAPKTLSSLKRYLGSGRIKGIGKILAQKVVGTFGLRTLSILDQEPHRLAEVDGFGARRIEQVKQAWEKQRIAGELMLLLDGHVLSPSALAVRIMRRYGSRSLEVVARDPYSLMHEMSGVGFLTADRVARGLGISAHSFKRIQAAIRHLLEEQRDQGHTFQEESVLIEQTATFLELPTEPSSQQPIEEALDRLEEKKVLFRERTNPHCTKVFLAYLYHAEMRVAHRVRALLEAPLVPLSGVDEGVRIFQKDTGASFAPEQRTALEEVCRSPVTIVTGGPGVGKTTVMRALLTLFKRAGMEVRLAAPTGRAAKRLSEATGHEAMTLHRLLEFDPRRRAFGRGACCPLPIQALVIDEASMLDLPLADVLFQSILPGTRVVFVGDVDQLPSIGPGRVLGDLIDSNIVPCVRLSRVFRQHASSLIVMNAHRIQAGQLPQTASSEHSLADFFVIQRVDAAAARSLIVELVTKRIPDKFGFDPLRQIQVLTPCHQGPVGVQMLNKTLQYVLNPIGNYVEQGGRIFREGDKVMQLRNDYDHSIWNGDIGWIEEVRVSEKKVRVSFDDGEREVFYTSSMLDHLTLAYACSIHKSQGSEYPAVVMPVLSSHAVFLSRRLLYTGMTRGKQLVVLVSTPRALSMAVAQGRQEGRRTCLLQRLRTESNF; from the coding sequence ATGGACGTCCCGATAGTTAAAAACAACGAGCGTGACTATCTCGATTCGACTGCAGCAATGGTGGAAGGGGAGATCGTAAGGATCACCTTTGAAAACGAAACATCAAGCTTTCGCGTCTTTCAGATGAAAGGAGAGGAGGGGGGTACTATTACGGTGGTTGGGATTCTTCCACCGCTGATAGTGGGTGCGTTCGTTCGTGTGCGTGGTTCATGGGAGGATAGCCTCAAGTATGGTAGGCGTTTTGTTGCTCAAAGTATTGTGGAATTAGCCCCTAAGACGCTTTCTTCTCTTAAACGGTATTTAGGTTCAGGTCGGATTAAAGGGATAGGAAAAATCCTAGCACAGAAAGTGGTGGGTACATTCGGATTACGAACACTTTCTATTCTCGATCAAGAACCTCATCGATTGGCTGAGGTCGATGGATTTGGAGCCAGGCGGATTGAACAGGTCAAGCAGGCTTGGGAGAAACAGCGCATCGCTGGCGAATTGATGCTTCTTTTGGATGGGCATGTCCTCTCCCCCTCTGCGCTTGCAGTTCGCATCATGCGACGATATGGTTCTCGCTCTCTTGAGGTTGTGGCTCGGGATCCTTATTCTCTTATGCATGAAATGTCTGGGGTTGGATTCTTAACGGCTGATCGAGTTGCCAGAGGCTTAGGCATTTCCGCTCATTCTTTTAAACGGATTCAAGCTGCCATCAGGCATTTGTTGGAAGAACAGCGGGATCAAGGGCATACGTTTCAAGAAGAGTCGGTACTAATTGAGCAAACAGCAACTTTTTTGGAGCTTCCGACTGAGCCATCAAGTCAACAGCCGATCGAAGAAGCGTTGGATCGATTGGAAGAGAAAAAGGTCTTGTTTCGTGAACGAACGAATCCTCACTGTACAAAGGTATTTCTCGCCTATTTGTATCATGCGGAAATGCGGGTAGCTCATCGCGTACGAGCGCTTCTCGAAGCTCCGCTCGTCCCTTTGTCGGGTGTGGATGAGGGAGTTCGGATATTTCAAAAAGACACAGGTGCGTCGTTCGCTCCTGAGCAGCGGACTGCTCTTGAAGAGGTCTGCCGATCTCCCGTGACCATCGTGACTGGTGGTCCTGGAGTTGGCAAAACCACAGTCATGCGGGCTCTTTTGACTCTTTTTAAGAGAGCAGGGATGGAAGTTCGGTTGGCTGCACCCACGGGACGGGCTGCGAAGCGTTTGAGTGAAGCAACCGGTCATGAGGCGATGACATTGCATCGGCTCCTTGAATTTGACCCGCGTAGAAGAGCGTTTGGGCGAGGTGCTTGCTGTCCATTGCCTATTCAAGCATTGGTGATCGACGAGGCTTCTATGCTCGATTTGCCTCTTGCGGATGTGCTTTTCCAATCGATCTTGCCGGGCACGCGAGTTGTTTTTGTGGGGGACGTCGACCAACTTCCCAGCATCGGTCCTGGTCGGGTACTCGGAGATCTGATCGATTCCAATATCGTTCCTTGTGTTCGACTTTCGCGGGTATTCCGTCAGCATGCATCCAGTCTGATTGTGATGAACGCGCACCGCATTCAGGCTGGTCAATTGCCTCAAACCGCTTCTTCTGAGCATTCGCTTGCGGATTTTTTTGTCATTCAGCGTGTCGATGCGGCAGCGGCGCGCAGTCTCATTGTGGAGCTTGTCACCAAACGAATCCCCGATAAATTTGGCTTCGATCCTCTGCGGCAGATTCAGGTGCTCACCCCTTGTCATCAGGGTCCTGTGGGTGTTCAAATGCTCAATAAGACTCTTCAGTATGTTCTCAATCCAATAGGGAATTATGTAGAGCAAGGAGGGCGCATCTTTCGAGAGGGGGATAAGGTGATGCAGCTCCGCAATGATTATGATCACAGCATATGGAACGGCGATATTGGCTGGATTGAGGAAGTGAGGGTGTCTGAGAAAAAAGTGCGTGTCAGTTTTGATGATGGGGAGAGAGAGGTTTTCTACACTTCTTCTATGCTTGATCATCTTACACTTGCTTATGCCTGCAGCATTCACAAATCGCAGGGGAGTGAGTACCCAGCAGTTGTGATGCCCGTGCTCAGCTCACATGCTGTTTTTTTATCGCGCAGGTTGTTGTATACGGGGATGACCCGAGGCAAACAATTGGTGGTGCTCGTCAGTACTCCTCGTGCGCTGTCTATGGCGGTTGCTCAAGGTCGTCAAGAAGGGCGGAGAACATGTCTCCTTCAGCGCCTCCGTACAGAAAGCAATTTTTGA
- a CDS encoding MarC family protein has translation MSFKIAGGILLFIVSLQMMEAKHSNTRITSQEQLEAEDTVEQHSGTGIVPFGLPLPSGPGAIVTVMVLIAKSESKMQRIGVYAAIAGVSLFFPFPSLLFQLPILF, from the coding sequence ATCTCTTTCAAAATAGCGGGTGGGATCCTGCTATTTATTGTCTCACTTCAGATGATGGAAGCCAAACATTCAAACACACGCATCACTTCCCAAGAGCAACTTGAAGCAGAAGACACAGTAGAGCAGCATAGCGGGACAGGGATTGTCCCTTTTGGACTTCCTCTCCCCTCGGGCCCTGGTGCAATCGTTACTGTCATGGTGCTCATCGCTAAATCCGAATCAAAAATGCAGCGCATCGGTGTCTATGCAGCCATTGCAGGAGTCAGCCTCTTTTTCCCGTTTCCTTCTTTACTTTTCCAACTTCCTATCCTGTTTTAA
- a CDS encoding MarC family protein: MQPLQESASFSRFLLYFSNFLSCFKQTGINLIGRVIGLIFAAIGLQFTLDGLTEALPLLTSLS; this comes from the coding sequence ATGCAGCCATTGCAGGAGTCAGCCTCTTTTTCCCGTTTCCTTCTTTACTTTTCCAACTTCCTATCCTGTTTTAAACAGACAGGTATCAACCTTATTGGGCGAGTCATAGGCCTCATTTTCGCAGCCATCGGGCTTCAGTTCACTCTCGATGGGCTCACCGAAGCCCTCCCCCTCCTCACCTCTCTCTCCTGA
- a CDS encoding SCP2 sterol-binding domain-containing protein, which translates to MRIETEHLDVEHGKCRSCLLVKADEVHDASFVIVGAYAQWKQMVERALDPMRAML; encoded by the coding sequence ATGCGGATTGAAACTGAGCATTTAGATGTTGAGCACGGTAAGTGTCGAAGTTGTTTGCTCGTCAAGGCAGATGAGGTGCATGACGCATCTTTCGTCATTGTGGGGGCCTATGCTCAGTGGAAACAGATGGTGGAAAGAGCACTCGATCCCATGAGAGCGATGCTGTAA
- the groL gene encoding chaperonin GroEL (60 kDa chaperone family; promotes refolding of misfolded polypeptides especially under stressful conditions; forms two stacked rings of heptamers to form a barrel-shaped 14mer; ends can be capped by GroES; misfolded proteins enter the barrel where they are refolded when GroES binds), with amino-acid sequence MAAKKIVYTENARNLILAGVNALADAVKVTLGPKGRNVVIEKSFGSPTVTKDGVTVAKEIELENRFENMGAQMVREVASKTSDVAGDGTTTATVLAQAIYREGSKLVAAGHNPMEIKRGIDKAVGAIVDSLKKVAKQTKDPNEIAQVGTISANGDKEIGKKLAEAMEKVGKEGVITVEESKTADTMLEVVEGMQFDRGYISPYFVTDPERMECVLEDAYLLISEKKISNMKDLLPVLEAIARQQKPLLVIAEDIEGEALATLVVNKMRATLYCAAVKAPGFGDRRKEMLKDIAILTGGQIISEELGLKLENVTISDLGRAKRVTLDKDNTTIIDGAGSKEKIKGRIAEIRTQIENTTSDYDREKFQERLAKLVGGVAVVKVGAATETEMKEKKARVEDALHATRAAVEEGIVAGGGVALIRAQSALDMITQVDEEQKFGIQIIRRAIEEPLRQIVANAGLEGSIVVNKVKEGKHDFGYNAATDQYGNLLTMGVIDPVKVVRTALQHAASVASLMLTTECMIAELPKEEKQAPPGGHHAHGDF; translated from the coding sequence ATGGCCGCAAAAAAGATTGTCTATACAGAAAATGCGCGAAACTTAATCCTCGCTGGCGTCAATGCGCTTGCGGATGCTGTTAAAGTCACGTTGGGGCCCAAGGGGCGCAACGTTGTGATTGAAAAGAGCTTTGGTTCTCCAACAGTAACCAAAGACGGAGTTACGGTTGCTAAGGAAATTGAGCTTGAGAATCGCTTCGAAAACATGGGGGCTCAGATGGTGCGTGAGGTTGCCTCCAAAACCAGCGATGTGGCAGGCGATGGCACTACAACAGCAACTGTATTGGCTCAAGCTATCTACCGTGAAGGCTCTAAGCTGGTTGCTGCGGGGCATAACCCCATGGAGATCAAGCGTGGGATTGACAAAGCGGTAGGAGCCATTGTCGACTCTCTCAAGAAGGTGGCTAAACAGACCAAAGATCCGAACGAGATCGCGCAAGTAGGTACAATTAGTGCTAATGGCGATAAAGAAATCGGCAAGAAACTCGCCGAGGCAATGGAAAAGGTAGGTAAGGAGGGGGTGATTACAGTTGAAGAGTCGAAGACCGCGGATACCATGCTGGAAGTTGTTGAAGGGATGCAGTTCGATCGCGGTTATATCTCTCCGTACTTTGTCACGGATCCTGAGCGAATGGAATGCGTGCTTGAGGATGCATATCTTTTGATTAGCGAGAAGAAGATCTCGAACATGAAGGATCTCCTTCCAGTGCTTGAGGCAATCGCACGTCAGCAAAAGCCTTTGCTCGTGATTGCGGAAGATATTGAAGGGGAAGCACTTGCGACGTTAGTCGTCAACAAGATGAGGGCAACTCTCTATTGTGCTGCTGTCAAAGCCCCTGGTTTTGGGGATCGCCGTAAGGAAATGCTCAAGGATATTGCTATTCTCACGGGTGGTCAGATCATCAGTGAAGAACTTGGCCTTAAACTTGAAAATGTAACCATCTCTGATTTGGGTCGCGCCAAGCGTGTCACGTTGGATAAGGATAACACCACGATTATCGATGGTGCGGGTTCGAAAGAAAAAATCAAAGGACGTATTGCTGAGATTCGAACTCAGATTGAAAATACCACCAGCGATTATGACAGAGAGAAATTCCAAGAAAGGCTTGCTAAGTTGGTCGGTGGGGTTGCTGTTGTCAAGGTAGGAGCTGCCACTGAGACTGAGATGAAAGAGAAGAAGGCCCGTGTAGAGGATGCTCTTCATGCAACGCGTGCTGCGGTGGAAGAAGGGATTGTTGCAGGAGGTGGGGTTGCCCTTATCCGAGCTCAGTCTGCTCTTGATATGATTACTCAGGTGGATGAAGAGCAGAAATTTGGCATTCAAATTATCCGCCGTGCAATAGAAGAGCCGTTGCGACAGATTGTTGCTAATGCAGGACTGGAGGGTTCTATTGTGGTGAATAAGGTCAAGGAAGGGAAACATGACTTTGGCTACAATGCGGCTACCGATCAGTATGGTAACTTGCTGACGATGGGAGTGATTGACCCAGTGAAGGTGGTGCGCACCGCACTTCAGCATGCAGCCAGTGTGGCTAGCTTGATGTTGACGACGGAGTGCATGATTGCTGAACTTCCCAAAGAAGAGAAACAGGCTCCTCCTGGTGGACATCACGCTCACGGTGATTTCTAA
- the groES gene encoding co-chaperone GroES codes for MANIRPLQDRVIVKRVKEEEKTKGGIIIPDTAKEKPIEGEVIAVGNGKVREDGSVRKLEVKVGERVLFGKYSGTEVKIKGEEHLILREDDILGILES; via the coding sequence ATGGCAAATATTCGTCCGCTGCAAGACCGCGTCATTGTAAAGCGTGTCAAAGAAGAAGAAAAAACAAAAGGGGGCATCATTATCCCTGATACGGCTAAAGAGAAGCCCATTGAAGGGGAAGTGATCGCGGTGGGGAATGGGAAAGTGCGAGAAGATGGCTCCGTGCGTAAGCTTGAAGTGAAGGTGGGGGAGCGTGTCCTGTTTGGCAAATACAGTGGGACTGAAGTGAAGATTAAAGGTGAAGAACACCTCATTCTACGAGAAGACGATATTCTAGGAATTCTTGAATCTTGA
- a CDS encoding response regulator yields MVLEASNGQEAWELAKKHLPDLIIVLDVMMPELSGWEVCRKVRENPTLTHTGIIYVNGDWC; encoded by the coding sequence CTGGTTCTTGAAGCTTCGAATGGTCAAGAGGCGTGGGAACTTGCTAAGAAGCATCTGCCTGACCTCATTATTGTGCTTGACGTCATGATGCCTGAACTGAGTGGATGGGAAGTCTGTAGAAAAGTGCGGGAAAATCCAACCTTGACTCATACAGGTATCATTTATGTTAACGGGGATTGGTGCTAA
- a CDS encoding SCP2 sterol-binding domain-containing protein: protein MSYRFPSVEWTNAYREAINANQAYREAAQDWTHGIVAMVVEKEPSVGLAESMALHLDVERGKCRSCLLVKADEVHDASFVIVGTYAQWKQVVKKEIDPIKAMLQGKLQLVKGHMPTIIKYVKASKELVASIACVPTQFPDES from the coding sequence ATGTCTTACCGATTTCCGTCTGTAGAATGGACCAATGCATATCGAGAAGCAATCAACGCCAATCAAGCATATCGAGAAGCAGCTCAGGATTGGACGCATGGCATAGTAGCAATGGTAGTGGAAAAGGAGCCCTCTGTTGGCCTGGCGGAATCGATGGCGTTGCATTTGGATGTTGAGCGCGGTAAGTGTCGAAGTTGTTTGCTCGTCAAGGCAGATGAAGTGCATGACGCATCTTTCGTCATTGTGGGGACCTACGCTCAGTGGAAACAGGTGGTAAAAAAAGAGATCGATCCTATTAAAGCAATGCTGCAAGGGAAATTGCAGCTGGTCAAAGGTCACATGCCAACCATTATTAAATATGTCAAAGCCTCTAAGGAACTGGTTGCTTCAATTGCATGTGTACCAACGCAATTCCCCGATGAATCATAA
- the tadA gene encoding tRNA adenosine(34) deaminase TadA, whose amino-acid sequence MHASHPPNPKSLIESCRCLNDEQWMRKALREADTAAQKQEVPIGCVLVDSNHQLLAKGHNLRETQQDPTAHAEIIALRAASKRIHSWRLEGVTAYVTLEPCPMCAGALSQARVKRVVFGCTDPKAGALSSLFRIGDDERLNYRLLITQGILEKECAQRLQAFFAALRLERKNYSISKSLSFESS is encoded by the coding sequence ATGCATGCAAGCCATCCTCCTAACCCAAAGAGCCTCATCGAATCATGTCGCTGTCTGAATGATGAACAATGGATGCGCAAAGCGCTCAGAGAAGCAGACACCGCAGCCCAGAAACAGGAAGTCCCTATCGGATGCGTGTTGGTTGATTCCAATCATCAGCTGCTAGCTAAAGGTCATAACCTGCGTGAAACGCAGCAAGACCCAACCGCTCATGCAGAAATCATCGCTCTTCGAGCTGCTTCCAAACGCATCCATAGCTGGCGCTTAGAAGGAGTCACTGCTTATGTCACGTTGGAGCCATGCCCCATGTGCGCAGGCGCGTTGTCACAAGCGCGTGTCAAAAGAGTTGTCTTTGGATGCACTGACCCCAAAGCGGGAGCGCTATCCAGTCTTTTCCGAATAGGAGATGATGAACGGCTTAATTACCGTTTGCTCATCACACAGGGGATCTTAGAAAAAGAGTGTGCCCAACGGCTACAAGCTTTCTTCGCAGCTCTCCGTTTAGAACGAAAAAATTATTCCATATCAAAATCCCTTTCCTTTGAGTCTTCGTAA
- a CDS encoding biosynthetic peptidoglycan transglycosylase, translating to MNSHQLSKERCQWLFSSFYGMKRIIFGSIFFVCFVSILIVSQKKDFLANVAMRHLPAASRWEVKGVGLSFGLFRISFQQVDVRSREAPFLEGELHQVDLFTNWRLRFAGLAAEEAIISWGYPSHEEEGLDEKNVSRIILKRASVSCENATFSFHGEKAYGNIDSIHFEGFGIQGQYESSSRQTSISMEESTLNPSLFASQTSQTVRKRDADFKRKKAATSSVNVPLQTLFVSTATEIAEKVKRGVYLFNSIPSADVQINIQEWRWQLSGYPYGISHKGAFFLKLHRLLHSSFSFEGRGTYQQKEFQYKGDLSVQEPHRVILTLRQTSFPLHIIQVWQITRGMEIDGTLQHGEGDLICDLEKNFFQLRGKGECRLSHMHHPWLAKNAVGDIDMQFLFRGNMKENGSVQLEDSHFQVGPLDLGLQGNWQKSKVELEVHARIPKTPCPLLFKRIPRGFLPELQELEWKGTFAGNLLLVLNTEHIDQLKLNYHFDNRCDFLHVPSAWDRETILTSFKRKIFYSDGNVDDRITGPSTDHWITLDQVSRFMQAALFTVEDAHFYTHHGFSHYSIRDSLIANIKARKMVRGGSTITMQLAKNLFLYPQKTLSRKIEELILANYLENTFSKDEILEIYMNIVEFGVHMYGIKNAAEVYFGKKPIDLNLTECMLLASLLSNPARGSKFYRRGEVPEYWVKHIHHLKEIAVRAHLVSWSDFKRSEAEAIHYVQVPFSS from the coding sequence TTGAATTCTCATCAACTCTCTAAGGAGCGCTGCCAATGGCTCTTCTCTTCTTTTTATGGAATGAAGAGAATCATTTTTGGCAGCATTTTTTTTGTCTGTTTTGTTTCGATTTTGATCGTCAGCCAGAAAAAGGATTTTCTCGCCAATGTAGCGATGCGGCATCTGCCTGCTGCATCTCGATGGGAGGTCAAGGGAGTAGGTTTATCATTTGGTTTATTCCGTATCTCTTTCCAGCAAGTAGATGTAAGAAGCCGTGAGGCCCCTTTTTTAGAGGGAGAACTCCATCAAGTCGATCTTTTCACCAATTGGCGTTTACGTTTTGCTGGATTAGCAGCAGAAGAAGCGATAATTTCATGGGGCTATCCGTCTCATGAAGAAGAAGGCCTTGATGAGAAAAACGTATCGCGGATTATTCTTAAGCGCGCTTCTGTTTCATGTGAGAATGCTACTTTTTCTTTCCACGGTGAGAAGGCCTATGGGAATATTGACTCTATTCATTTTGAAGGGTTTGGAATTCAGGGGCAATACGAGTCCTCTTCACGTCAAACAAGCATTTCGATGGAAGAGTCGACGCTGAATCCCTCTTTATTTGCGTCTCAAACGTCTCAAACAGTACGAAAAAGAGATGCTGACTTTAAAAGAAAAAAGGCAGCAACGTCATCTGTAAATGTGCCTCTGCAAACTCTTTTTGTTTCTACAGCTACGGAGATTGCTGAGAAAGTAAAAAGAGGGGTGTATCTCTTCAATTCTATTCCCTCAGCAGATGTGCAAATCAATATTCAGGAGTGGAGATGGCAATTGAGTGGTTATCCCTATGGGATATCTCACAAAGGGGCATTTTTTTTAAAGCTTCATCGTTTATTACACTCTTCTTTTTCTTTTGAAGGGCGAGGGACCTATCAACAAAAAGAATTTCAGTACAAAGGGGATTTGTCGGTTCAGGAGCCTCATCGAGTCATTCTGACTTTGCGCCAAACGTCATTCCCCCTTCATATCATACAGGTATGGCAAATAACGCGGGGAATGGAGATAGATGGTACACTCCAGCATGGGGAGGGTGATTTGATATGCGATCTGGAGAAAAATTTCTTTCAACTCCGAGGGAAAGGGGAATGCAGATTGAGCCATATGCATCATCCTTGGCTTGCCAAAAATGCTGTGGGCGATATAGATATGCAGTTTTTATTCCGTGGAAACATGAAAGAGAATGGGAGTGTGCAACTGGAAGACAGCCATTTTCAAGTGGGTCCCCTCGATCTTGGTTTGCAAGGAAATTGGCAGAAATCAAAGGTAGAGTTGGAAGTGCATGCAAGGATTCCTAAGACCCCTTGTCCCCTTCTGTTTAAGAGAATCCCTAGGGGATTCCTCCCTGAGCTGCAGGAGCTTGAATGGAAAGGGACATTCGCTGGAAATCTTCTGTTGGTATTGAATACAGAGCATATTGATCAATTAAAGCTCAATTATCATTTTGATAATCGCTGTGACTTTCTCCATGTGCCTTCTGCATGGGATCGGGAAACGATATTAACCTCTTTTAAAAGAAAGATTTTCTATTCAGATGGAAATGTTGACGATCGGATTACAGGCCCCTCTACAGATCACTGGATTACCCTCGATCAGGTTAGTCGTTTTATGCAAGCTGCCCTTTTTACAGTAGAAGACGCTCACTTTTACACGCATCACGGCTTTAGCCATTATTCTATTCGAGATTCCTTGATTGCAAATATCAAAGCAAGAAAAATGGTGAGAGGGGGAAGTACAATTACCATGCAGCTGGCTAAAAATCTGTTTCTCTATCCTCAAAAAACACTTTCTCGTAAAATTGAGGAGTTGATTCTGGCAAACTATTTGGAAAATACTTTTTCGAAAGATGAAATTTTAGAAATTTACATGAACATTGTTGAGTTCGGTGTGCATATGTACGGTATCAAAAATGCTGCGGAGGTTTATTTTGGGAAGAAACCGATTGATCTTAATCTGACCGAATGCATGCTGTTGGCTTCTTTACTCTCCAATCCAGCCCGTGGTTCTAAATTTTATAGGCGGGGTGAAGTTCCAGAATATTGGGTAAAGCATATTCACCATCTTAAGGAAATAGCGGTTAGAGCACACTTGGTCTCTTGGTCAGACTTTAAGAGGTCTGAAGCAGAAGCCATCCACTATGTTCAAGTTCCTTTTTCCTCTTGA
- the ttcA gene encoding tRNA 2-thiocytidine(32) synthetase TtcA: MEPLNLLEQKLSRLVGRAIADFEMLAEGDCVMVAVSGGKDSYTLLHLLRRLQEKAPIRFELKVVNLDQGHPGYPAHLLRDYMKKEGYEFYGIQEDTYSIVKEQIPEGKTCCSLCSRLRRGILYRVANELGCTKIALGHHRDDILQTFFLNLFFAGQLAAMPPKLLNQKGEQIVIRPLTYCSEEMIRQFSERMNFPILPCDLCGMQSNLRRKVVGNMIREWEEQNPGIQSVMFAALQNVQPTHLLDKKLWNALNFKLEGSKQLQEECNSSLIPVQRLFP; this comes from the coding sequence ATGGAGCCACTCAATCTTCTTGAGCAGAAGCTCAGTCGGTTGGTAGGGAGAGCCATCGCAGACTTTGAGATGTTGGCAGAGGGGGATTGCGTTATGGTTGCCGTCAGTGGGGGAAAAGACAGCTATACACTTCTTCATTTACTTCGTAGATTGCAGGAAAAGGCGCCGATTCGATTTGAATTAAAGGTTGTTAATCTCGATCAGGGCCATCCAGGGTATCCCGCTCATCTCCTCCGTGATTACATGAAAAAGGAGGGATATGAGTTCTATGGGATTCAAGAAGATACTTATTCAATTGTGAAGGAACAGATCCCGGAAGGGAAAACCTGCTGTTCTCTTTGCTCTCGTTTGCGACGAGGGATTCTCTATCGGGTTGCAAACGAGCTCGGTTGTACGAAAATTGCACTTGGTCATCATCGCGATGATATACTGCAGACCTTTTTCCTCAATTTATTTTTTGCAGGTCAACTAGCTGCAATGCCTCCCAAGCTTCTCAATCAAAAGGGAGAGCAGATAGTGATCCGTCCTCTTACCTATTGTTCGGAAGAGATGATCCGTCAATTCAGCGAGCGTATGAATTTCCCTATTCTTCCGTGTGATCTTTGCGGTATGCAATCTAATCTTCGACGTAAGGTTGTGGGGAATATGATCCGCGAGTGGGAGGAACAAAATCCTGGCATCCAATCGGTTATGTTTGCAGCTTTGCAGAATGTGCAACCCACTCACCTGCTTGACAAAAAGCTTTGGAATGCTTTAAATTTTAAGCTAGAGGGAAGTAAGCAACTGCAGGAAGAATGCAATTCTTCTCTGATTCCAGTGCAGCGGCTTTTCCCTTGA